In the Haloferula helveola genome, one interval contains:
- a CDS encoding L,D-transpeptidase, whose protein sequence is MNLRPFIPLFVLAVASCAAGTGPTNRQLIEAGIQAQREAGHPGYDPAHVFIVDPASQRMHVLDRKTGAVAVSVRCGTGRNGLGFGDSQTPPGFFTMGGVRIARNADTSIQTGDSKKGVSGVYAEMLYPPSHPDPKLRGRVPNGVVIHSYNPEASAMLRERREKRLIGRRPCTTGCPVPSIDEVHKLVPYLRAGAGSFDPDARPNGDLRNLIARGAVKEYSTPRLGTPIFILSRPER, encoded by the coding sequence ATGAACCTTCGACCGTTCATCCCGCTCTTCGTCCTCGCCGTGGCAAGTTGCGCGGCCGGGACCGGCCCCACGAACCGGCAACTCATCGAGGCGGGGATCCAAGCACAACGCGAGGCCGGCCATCCCGGTTACGATCCGGCCCACGTGTTCATCGTCGATCCGGCCAGCCAGCGCATGCACGTGTTGGATCGCAAGACGGGAGCCGTCGCGGTTTCGGTTCGTTGCGGAACCGGCCGCAACGGTCTGGGCTTCGGCGATTCCCAGACTCCGCCCGGATTCTTCACGATGGGTGGCGTCCGCATCGCGCGGAATGCCGACACCTCCATCCAGACCGGTGACTCGAAGAAGGGCGTGTCCGGGGTCTATGCCGAGATGCTGTATCCCCCCAGCCATCCGGACCCGAAGCTCCGCGGACGGGTTCCGAACGGTGTGGTGATCCACTCTTACAACCCGGAGGCGAGTGCGATGCTCCGCGAGCGAAGGGAGAAGCGGTTGATCGGCCGCCGACCCTGCACGACCGGTTGCCCGGTTCCGAGCATCGACGAGGTCCACAAGCTGGTTCCCTATCTCCGGGCCGGTGCCGGGAGTTTCGATCCCGATGCCCGCCCCAACGGGGACTTGCGAAACCTGATCGCGCGCGGCGCGGTCAAGGAATACTCCACCCCGCGGCTCGGCACTCCAATCTTCATCCTTTCCCGCCCCGAGCGGTAA